Proteins co-encoded in one Daphnia carinata strain CSIRO-1 chromosome 3, CSIRO_AGI_Dcar_HiC_V3, whole genome shotgun sequence genomic window:
- the LOC130692759 gene encoding serine/threonine-protein phosphatase 6 regulatory ankyrin repeat subunit A-like, with translation MSSTTAVNVDGIQFDSDDFLGSGGFSSVFRGTYNGQSVAVKRIEKTSGRVQVVDNELKILQQLDHPNIVKFVHSASSSDFQFFALELCDASLAQVFLKEDDPRKYKGPALPNNFEVFSQLASGLKYIHSQNVIHRDIKPQNILISGRRTAQGEKITIKWADFGLSRAVNARGTFTMSGIRGTLLWFSPEEMKIMGGNQRIEDTRGSTKSDVFAEGLVFGYILLKGRHIYGENELEIMNNIMKNESVNMSKIHQKHLARNLIEQMLTSTPDTRITSEEVVNQLEAIKIKFSEKQKQLHQLSTCPTTDYRNNIESLMQLGVDLNAKDDDGWNALLLVCRKNSSPHLIDAIKLLIELGIDKGAKINDGANALHLLCRNNSSPHLIDAIKLLIELGFDKDAKENMGCNALHLLCRNNSSPHLIDAIKLLIELGIDKNAKDNMGCNAFHFLCYNNSGPHLIDAIKLLIELGFEKNAKTNHGSNALHLLCYYNSGPHLIDAIKLLIEIGIDKNAKTNAGSNALHLLCYNNSSPHLIDAIKLFIELGFDKDAKENMGCNALHFLCYNNSSPHLIDAIKLLIELGFVKNAKTNAGLNALHLLCYNNSGPHLIDAIKLLIELGIDKNAKANYGWNALHLLCEYSSSPHIIDAIKLLIELGIDKNAKTSFGWNVYDLSRRNPNLKNCNLYEIFKTG, from the exons ATGTCATCAACTACTGCCGTAAATGTAGACGGCATCCAATTCGATAGCGATGATTTTTTGGGTAGTGGTGGTTTCAGCTCAGTGTTTCGTGGTACATATAACGGTCAAAGTGTAGCAGTCAAAAGAATAGAGAAGACAAGTGGCAGAGTTCAAGTAGTTGACAACGAGTTAAAAATTCTGCAGCAGTTAGACCATCCCAATATAGTTAAATTTGTCCACTCTGCAAGCAGTTCCGATTTCCA GTTCTTTGCTTTGGAATTGTGCGACGCATCACTGGCTCAAGTGTTCCTAAAGGAGGACGATCCTCGGAAATATAAAGGACCTGCATTACCAAATAATTTCGAAGTTTTCTCCCAATTAGCCTCTGGTCTCAAATACATTCATTCACAGAATGTTATCCACCGGGACATTAAACCGCAAAACATTCTAATTTCTGGGAGACGTACTGCCCAAGGTGAAAAGATAACGATCAAGTGGGCTGATTTTGGATTGTCAAGAGCAGTGAATGCAAGAGGAACATTTACAATGAGTGGAATCAGAGGGACTCTACTTTGGTTCTCTCCCGAAGAGATGAAAATTATGGGCGGAAACCAACGCATTGAAGATACTAGAGGCTCCACAAAAAGCGACGTATTCGCAGAAGGCCTCGTCTTTGGTTATATTCTCTTAAAAGGAAGGCATATCTACGGGGAGAATGAGTTGGAAATTATGAACAACATTATGAAAAACGAATCAGTCAATATGAGTA aaattcacCAGAAACATTTAGCACGTAACTTAATAGAACAAATGCTGACCAGCACACCTGATACACGAATTACATCTGAAGAAGTTGTTAATCAACTTGAAGccataaaaatcaaa TTTAgcgaaaagcaaaaacagcTTCATCAGCTGTCTACATGTCCCACAACAGATTATAGGAATAACATCGAATCTTTAATGCAACTCGGTGTCGACttaaacgcaaaggatgacgatggatggaatgcgcttcttCTTGTGTGTCGaaaaaattcaagcccacatttaatcgatgcgattaagcTCTTGATCGAACTTGGCATCGACAAGGGCGCAAAGATCAACGATGgagcgaatgcgcttcatcttttgtgtcgaaacaattcaagtccacatttaatcgatgcgattaaactcttgatcgaactcggcttcgacaaggacgcaaaggaGAACATGGGATGCAATGCGCTTCATCTATTGTGTCGTAACAATTCAAgtccacatttaatcgatgcgattaaactcttgatcgaactcggcatcgacaaaaacgcaaaggacaacatGGGATGCAAtgcgtttcattttttgtgttataacaattcaggcccacatttaatcgatgcgattaaactcttgatcgaactcggcttcgagaaaaacgcaaaaaccaaccatggatcgaatgcgcttcatcttttgtgttattaCAATTCaggcccacatttaatcgatgccattaaactcttgatcgaaatcggcatcgacaaaaacgcaaaaaccaacgctggatcgaatgcgcttcatcttttgtgttataacaattcaagcccacatttaatcgatgcgattaaactcttcatcgaactcggcttcgacaaggacgcaaaggaGAACATGGGATGCAAtgcgcttcattttttgtgttataacaattcaagcccacatttaatcgatgcgattaaactcttgatcgaactcggcttcgtcaaaaacgcaaaaaccaacgctGGAttgaatgcgcttcatcttttgtgttataacaattcaggcccacatttaatcgatgcaattaaactcttgatcgaactcggcatcgacaaaaacgcaaaagccaactatggatggaatgcgcttcatcttttgtgtgaATACAGTTCAAGTCCACAcataatcgatgcgattaaactttTGATCGAGCTTGGTAttgacaaaaacgcaaaaacctcCTTTGGATGGAATGTATACGATTTGAGTCGGCGCAATCCAAATCTTAAAAACTGCAACCTGTACGAAATCTTTAAAACCGGATGA
- the LOC130692758 gene encoding cilia- and flagella-associated protein 418-like — protein sequence MIKYSKPENFKQTRNRRFMTLTPSMDMADDIEDLLREVEEKYLPRPFHSQQVKHSKQPIQPTTSAISSETHGDKDDRSAPIAVGVTGATRTTTRAHSSDIVCRELEDELSDLLDEAGGMSDAATVGLRCKRSPRRSASARELVGTKPITGDRLTSTDKRHDFASSNKSGAAGFSLGNKAMLTGIRSAPPFVHHHSNVETRTTHVTIDAVVVEKQKCFPIYVSGVIDSIDTSHTVRVCTSLRCTGCDFRVSQFAHYRWRPGTDYLFLRNHMPEFDRVRVKLAAAKFCRAYACQCKFVTVKDLVDLNKLGHEFASKWICLGH from the exons ATGATAAAATACAGCAAACCTGAGAATTTCAAGCAGACGAGAAATCGGCGTTTTATGACACTCACGCCATCTATGG ACATGGCCGACGATATTGAGGATTTGCTTCGTGAAGTGGAAGAGAAATATTTGCCACGCCCCTTTCATTCGCAGCAGGTTAAACATTCTAAACAACCAATTCAGCCGACAACAAGTGCAATTAGCTCAGAAACTCATGGAGACAAAGACGATCGATCGGCCCCGATAGCAGTCGGGGTAACCGGGGCAACCCGAACTACAACAAGGGCTCATTCGTCTGACATTGT CTGTCGTGAACTGGAAGATGAACTTTCCGATTTGCTGGATGAAGCCGGTGGAATGTCGGATGCGGCCACTGTTGGATTGCGTTGCAAACGCAGTCCTCGACGAAGTGCCAGTGCCAGGGAATTGGTTGGTACAAAACCAATCACCGGTGATCGTCTGACTTCCACCGACAAACGTCACGACTTTGCTAGTAGTAACAAAAGCGGTGCAGCTGGATTTTCATTGGGAAACAAAGCAATGCTGACGGGGATCCGTTCCGCCCCGCCATTCGTTCATCATCACAGCAACGTAGAAACGCGTACAACTCACGTTACCATCGATGCTGTCgtagttgaaaaacaaaaatgtttcccCATCTACGTGAGTGGCGTCATTGACAGCATAGACACCAGCCACACTGTTAG AGTATGTACCAGTCTCCGATGCACGGGCTGTGATTTCCGAGTCAGCCAATTTGC ACATTACCGATGGAGACCTGGTACGGACTACCTTTTCTTGCGCAACCACATGCCGGAATTCGATCGAGTGCGCGTCAAACTAGCCGCAGCCAAATTTTGTCGCGCTTATGCTTGCCAATGCAAATTCGTCACTGTTAAAGATCTGGTTGATTTGAACAAGCTCGGACACGAATTTGCCTCCAAGTGGATCTGCCTCGGACACTAA